In Aquiflexum balticum DSM 16537, a single genomic region encodes these proteins:
- a CDS encoding ribonucleoside-diphosphate reductase subunit alpha, whose translation MLVIKRDGRRESVRFDKITARIENLCYNLDSRYIHPIEVAKKVIDGLYDGVTTTELDNLAAEVCASLTVQHPDYAVLAARIATSNLHKTTSQSFSNTMKRLYTYINPNTGANAALIASDVYGVVKKHAAKLDEAIDYNRDFDYDYFGFKTLERSYLIKLDGKVVERPQHMLMRVAVGIHKEDIDAAIETYHLLSQKWFTHATPTLFNAGTPKPQLSSCFLLTMKDDSIDGIYDTLKQCAKISQSAGGIGLSIHHIRAKGSYIKGTNGVSNGIVPMLRNFDMTARYVDQGGGKRKGSFAIYLEPWHADVKDFLELKRNHGKEEMRARDLFYAMWIPDLFMKRVEQNDEWSLFCPNEAPGLSDCHGEEFERLYEKYEREGKARETIKAQDLWFEILESQIETGTPYMLYKDSANKKSNQQNLGTIKSSNLCTEIIEYTAPDEVAVCNLASIALPKFVMTGTDGKKYFDHQKLYEITKVATRNLNKVIDVNFYPVEEARKSNFRHRPIGLGVQGLADAFILLRMPFDSEEAKGLNEDIFETIYYASMETSMELAKVEGTYETYEGSPASKGIFQFDMWGVTPKSGRWAWDELKEKVKKYGIRNSLLVAPMPTASTSQILGNNECFEPYTSNIYTRRTLSGEFIVVNKHLMKDLIHLGLWNDAMKNRLIAANGSVKNIPGIPQNIKDIYKTVWEISQKIVIDMSADRGAYICQSQSMNVFMQDPNFGKLTSMHFYAWKKGLKTGMYYLRSQAATSAIQFTVDKSALDAEKAVQAAPALEMTKSKNQDAIACSLDNPDDCEMCGS comes from the coding sequence ATGCTTGTAATTAAAAGAGACGGTCGACGCGAATCCGTTAGATTCGATAAGATCACCGCAAGAATTGAAAACCTCTGCTACAACCTTGACAGCAGATACATCCATCCAATTGAGGTTGCCAAAAAGGTTATTGACGGACTTTATGATGGCGTGACTACCACAGAATTGGACAACCTGGCGGCAGAAGTATGTGCTTCCCTGACAGTTCAGCATCCGGATTATGCTGTTTTGGCTGCAAGGATTGCCACTTCAAACCTGCACAAAACCACTTCCCAGTCTTTTTCCAACACCATGAAAAGACTGTACACTTACATCAATCCCAATACCGGTGCCAATGCAGCACTCATTGCCTCTGATGTATATGGAGTAGTGAAAAAACATGCTGCCAAGCTTGATGAAGCAATTGACTACAACAGAGATTTTGATTATGACTACTTCGGTTTCAAAACCCTCGAAAGAAGTTACCTGATCAAATTGGATGGGAAAGTAGTCGAAAGGCCTCAGCACATGTTGATGCGGGTAGCTGTAGGTATCCATAAGGAAGATATTGATGCGGCCATTGAGACTTACCATCTTTTGTCCCAAAAATGGTTTACCCATGCCACTCCTACGCTTTTCAATGCCGGAACACCTAAGCCGCAGCTTTCTTCCTGTTTCCTTTTGACAATGAAAGATGACAGCATTGATGGTATTTATGATACATTGAAGCAGTGCGCCAAAATATCCCAATCCGCAGGAGGTATAGGTTTGTCCATACATCATATAAGGGCAAAAGGAAGCTATATCAAAGGCACAAACGGAGTTTCCAATGGAATCGTACCCATGTTGAGAAACTTTGATATGACGGCCCGCTATGTAGATCAGGGCGGTGGCAAAAGAAAAGGCAGTTTTGCCATTTATCTGGAGCCTTGGCATGCAGATGTCAAAGATTTCCTGGAGTTGAAAAGAAACCACGGTAAGGAAGAAATGCGTGCGAGGGATTTGTTCTATGCCATGTGGATACCGGATTTGTTCATGAAACGCGTAGAGCAAAATGACGAGTGGTCTCTTTTCTGCCCTAATGAAGCACCTGGGTTATCTGACTGTCATGGTGAGGAGTTCGAAAGACTGTATGAAAAATATGAGAGGGAAGGAAAAGCCAGGGAAACCATCAAAGCACAGGATCTTTGGTTTGAAATCCTTGAGTCTCAAATTGAGACCGGTACACCCTACATGTTGTATAAAGATTCAGCAAATAAGAAGTCCAACCAGCAAAACCTTGGTACGATCAAGTCTTCGAACCTTTGTACAGAAATCATAGAATATACTGCTCCAGATGAAGTGGCCGTATGTAACTTGGCTTCAATTGCACTACCAAAATTTGTAATGACAGGAACAGATGGCAAAAAATACTTTGACCATCAGAAATTATACGAAATCACCAAGGTAGCTACGCGTAACCTGAACAAGGTAATTGATGTCAATTTTTACCCGGTGGAGGAAGCTAGGAAATCCAACTTCCGTCACAGACCAATCGGTTTGGGTGTTCAAGGTTTAGCTGATGCCTTTATTTTGCTCAGAATGCCCTTTGATTCAGAAGAAGCCAAAGGACTCAATGAAGATATTTTCGAGACCATCTACTACGCTTCCATGGAGACTTCAATGGAATTGGCCAAAGTAGAAGGTACCTACGAAACTTATGAGGGTTCGCCTGCATCCAAAGGAATCTTCCAGTTTGATATGTGGGGTGTCACTCCAAAATCCGGAAGATGGGCATGGGATGAGTTGAAAGAGAAAGTAAAAAAATATGGCATTAGAAACTCACTATTGGTAGCTCCAATGCCAACGGCCTCAACTTCCCAGATTTTGGGTAACAATGAATGTTTTGAGCCTTACACTTCTAACATTTATACCAGAAGAACTCTATCCGGCGAATTTATCGTGGTCAACAAGCACCTGATGAAAGATTTGATTCATTTGGGATTGTGGAATGATGCCATGAAAAACAGATTGATCGCAGCCAACGGTTCTGTGAAAAATATTCCCGGAATTCCTCAGAACATCAAAGACATCTATAAGACAGTTTGGGAAATCTCTCAGAAAATTGTAATTGATATGTCTGCTGATAGAGGTGCCTATATTTGTCAATCACAGAGTATGAATGTCTTTATGCAGGATCCAAATTTTGGTAAACTTACTTCCATGCATTTCTATGCTTGGAAAAAGGGTCTCAAAACGGGCATGTACTACCTCAGGTCACAAGCTGCAACTTCAGCGATTCAGTTTACAGTGGACAAATCGGCTTTGGATGCAGAGAAAGCTGTCCAAGCAGCCCCTGCACTGGAAATGACCAAATCAAAAAACCAAGATGCCATCGCCTGTTCATTGGATAATCCTGATGACTGCGAAATGTGCGGAAGTTAA
- a CDS encoding ribonucleoside-diphosphate reductase small subunit: MQNQEPILQDNKNRFVLFPIQHDDIWQYYKKAEASFWTAEEIDLSQDLKDWKNLNDGERHFISHVLAFFAASDGIVNENLAEHFVAEVQYTEAKFFYGFQIAMENIHSETYSLLIDTYIKDNKERDKLLNAIEHIDCVKKKADWALRWIDNGNFQERLVAFAAVEGIFFSGSFCSIFWLKKRGLMPGLTFSNELISRDEGLHCDFACHLYTEHVVHPLPKETVTAIIKDAVEIEKEFVTDALPVKLIGMNSDLMCQYIEFVADRLLVELGCAKVWNSTNPFDFMDMISLQGKTNFFEKRVGDYQKAGVMKSKELVESPKFSIGEDF, from the coding sequence ATGCAAAATCAAGAACCAATCCTTCAAGACAACAAAAACAGATTCGTTTTATTCCCCATTCAACACGACGATATATGGCAGTATTATAAAAAAGCTGAGGCTAGTTTTTGGACTGCAGAAGAAATTGATTTAAGTCAGGATTTAAAAGACTGGAAGAACCTCAATGATGGGGAAAGACATTTCATTTCCCATGTTTTGGCATTTTTCGCAGCAAGTGATGGCATAGTCAATGAAAACCTGGCCGAGCATTTTGTGGCCGAAGTACAATATACAGAAGCGAAATTCTTCTATGGCTTTCAGATTGCCATGGAAAATATCCACTCAGAAACATACAGCCTTCTTATCGACACCTATATCAAGGACAACAAGGAACGTGATAAACTTTTGAATGCCATTGAACACATAGATTGTGTAAAGAAGAAAGCCGATTGGGCACTCAGATGGATTGATAATGGAAACTTCCAGGAAAGGTTGGTTGCTTTTGCTGCTGTAGAAGGAATATTCTTTTCAGGTTCTTTCTGTTCTATTTTCTGGTTGAAAAAAAGAGGTCTGATGCCAGGATTGACTTTTTCAAATGAATTGATTTCAAGAGACGAAGGTCTCCATTGTGATTTTGCATGTCACCTGTACACAGAACATGTGGTGCATCCGCTACCTAAGGAGACGGTAACTGCCATCATCAAAGATGCGGTTGAGATCGAGAAAGAATTCGTCACAGATGCCTTGCCAGTAAAACTGATAGGCATGAATTCAGATCTCATGTGCCAGTACATTGAATTTGTTGCCGATAGGCTTTTGGTTGAATTGGGTTGCGCTAAGGTATGGAACAGCACCAATCCGTTTGACTTTATGGATATGATCTCCCTTCAGGGCAAAACCAACTTCTTTGAAAAAAGAGTGGGTGACTACCAGAAAGCAGGAGTCATGAAATCCAAAGAATTGGTTGAGTCACCTAAATTTTCCATAGGTGAAGATTTCTAA
- the rplU gene encoding 50S ribosomal protein L21 gives MYAIVNIAGKQFKVTKDQFVYAPKLQGETGASVEFDEVLLADDNGTVSIGAPTISGAKVSGKILDHVKGDKVIVFKKKRRKGYKKKNGHRQDFTKVLIENITL, from the coding sequence ATGTACGCAATTGTTAACATCGCAGGAAAGCAGTTCAAAGTAACTAAAGATCAGTTTGTCTATGCACCTAAGTTGCAGGGCGAAACTGGCGCTTCCGTGGAGTTTGATGAGGTATTGTTGGCAGATGACAACGGTACAGTATCAATAGGGGCACCCACCATCTCAGGTGCCAAGGTATCAGGAAAAATTCTTGATCATGTAAAAGGTGACAAAGTAATCGTCTTCAAAAAGAAAAGAAGAAAAGGTTACAAAAAGAAAAACGGTCACAGACAAGACTTTACAAAAGTATTAATCGAAAATATTACCTTATAA
- the rpmA gene encoding 50S ribosomal protein L27, whose protein sequence is MAHKKGVGSSRNGRESHSKRLGVKKFGGEAVIAGNIIVRQRGTKHHPGENVGVGKDHTLFALSDGKVEFKKKYDGKSYVSIVPAQA, encoded by the coding sequence ATGGCTCATAAGAAAGGTGTCGGTAGTTCCAGAAACGGAAGAGAATCCCATAGCAAAAGACTGGGTGTTAAAAAATTCGGTGGAGAGGCAGTAATTGCCGGAAATATCATCGTCAGACAAAGAGGAACCAAACATCATCCAGGTGAAAATGTAGGTGTTGGAAAAGACCATACATTATTTGCCCTGTCTGATGGCAAGGTTGAATTCAAAAAGAAATATGATGGCAAGTCCTATGTAAGTATAGTTCCTGCTCAAGCATAA
- a CDS encoding WD40/YVTN/BNR-like repeat-containing protein → MKNTIRLILVIGLLFSFGFQMEGWSQTYNEKIYDAVQWRLVGPHRGGRSATVAGVASERNTFYFGATGGGVWKTTDGGKTWGNISDGFFGGSIGAVAVADSDPNIIYVGGGEKTVRGNVSYGYGMWKSTDAGKTWEHLGMEESRFISRIRIHPSNPDIVYAAIMGDIFKPTEMRGVYKSSDGGKTWDRKLFASQVAGAVDLILDPNNPNILYATTWDIKRTPYSLESGGPNSKMFKSTDGGENWKEISRNKGLPEGTLGIMGITVSPLNSNRLWAIVENLNGGVFRSDDGGETWEKTNEDRNLRQRAWYYSRIYADTQSDSTVYVMNVSYHKSTDGGKTFKSSNAPHGDHHDLWIDPKDNQRMIIADDGGAQVSFDGGESWSTYMNQPTAQFYRVTTDNHFPYRIYGAQQDNSTMRINHRNEGYGITENDWEVSAGSESGWLAVDPTDNDVVYGGNYGGLLQMLNHRTGAKRNVNVYPDNPMGHGAEGMKYRFQWNFPIFFSPHDPKVLYTTSNQFHRSTNGGQTWETFSPDLTRNAKEKLGPSGGPITKDNTSVEYYSTIFAATESPMKKGVLWAGSDDGLVHVSVDNGRTWENVTPKDLPEWIQINSMEGHPFEEGGLYLAATSYKNGDFAPYLYKTTDYGKSWTKIVNGIDAQHFTRVVRADPAKKGILYAGTETGMYISFNDGGSWQPFQLNLPIVPITDLTIKNNNLIAATQGRSFWIIDDLTVIHQLSENIGNKPFHLFKPQDSYRLDGVRRESKTAGTNRPGGVLVYYHLKEEPKEEVRLEFYDSQKNLIKEFSSKGIEKDTLKYKTGSNEFNWNLRIPDAKGFEGMIMWSGPLRGPKVVPGDYLVRLIVDGQSQDQRFKVLPDLRYESTQEDLEAQYDFLLKVRDKLTETHETITLIRKYKAELDTIVQKNPRQKRRIEPVVNAISDIEKELYQTQNRSGQDPLNFPIRLNNKLAHLNSIVGTGEFRPTDGAEEVRAELTRQIDIQLTKFREIEKSQISKILNIEEMKAEIEKK, encoded by the coding sequence ATGAAAAATACAATACGCTTGATCTTGGTTATTGGCCTGCTCTTTTCCTTTGGTTTTCAAATGGAAGGATGGTCTCAGACCTATAATGAAAAAATTTATGATGCGGTGCAATGGCGCTTGGTAGGCCCTCATAGAGGCGGAAGATCTGCTACAGTGGCTGGAGTAGCGTCAGAAAGGAATACATTTTATTTTGGAGCCACAGGTGGCGGTGTATGGAAAACCACTGACGGGGGCAAAACATGGGGTAATATTTCAGATGGATTTTTCGGTGGATCTATCGGTGCAGTTGCAGTTGCCGATTCTGATCCCAACATCATTTATGTGGGCGGTGGCGAAAAAACCGTTCGGGGTAATGTTTCCTATGGATATGGGATGTGGAAAAGCACAGATGCCGGAAAAACCTGGGAACATTTGGGGATGGAAGAATCCCGCTTTATTTCCAGGATAAGGATTCACCCATCCAACCCTGACATTGTTTATGCGGCGATTATGGGTGATATATTCAAACCTACCGAAATGCGTGGAGTGTACAAATCATCAGACGGGGGGAAAACCTGGGACAGGAAACTTTTTGCCAGTCAGGTGGCCGGTGCGGTTGATCTTATTCTTGACCCCAATAATCCCAATATCCTATATGCAACCACTTGGGATATCAAAAGGACACCTTATAGCCTTGAAAGCGGTGGACCTAATTCCAAAATGTTCAAAAGCACGGACGGTGGAGAAAACTGGAAAGAAATTTCCCGAAACAAAGGACTTCCTGAAGGTACTTTAGGCATTATGGGAATCACTGTTTCACCATTGAACTCCAACAGACTTTGGGCAATTGTCGAAAATCTGAATGGAGGTGTTTTCAGGTCAGATGATGGTGGAGAGACTTGGGAAAAAACCAATGAGGACAGGAATCTAAGACAAAGAGCATGGTATTATTCCAGAATTTATGCGGATACCCAAAGTGACAGTACAGTATATGTCATGAATGTAAGTTATCACAAATCGACAGATGGCGGAAAAACATTCAAAAGTTCCAATGCACCTCATGGTGACCACCATGATCTGTGGATTGATCCGAAGGACAATCAGAGAATGATCATTGCGGATGATGGCGGTGCGCAGGTTTCCTTTGATGGTGGTGAATCTTGGTCTACTTATATGAACCAGCCCACAGCCCAATTTTACAGGGTAACTACAGACAATCATTTCCCTTATAGAATTTATGGTGCGCAGCAGGACAATTCCACGATGCGGATCAACCACAGAAATGAAGGTTATGGAATTACGGAGAATGATTGGGAAGTCAGTGCCGGCAGCGAGAGCGGTTGGTTGGCTGTTGACCCTACTGATAATGATGTAGTCTATGGTGGAAATTATGGGGGATTGCTACAAATGCTCAATCATAGAACAGGTGCAAAAAGAAATGTCAACGTATATCCTGACAACCCAATGGGACATGGTGCAGAGGGAATGAAGTATCGTTTTCAGTGGAATTTCCCGATCTTCTTTTCACCCCATGATCCAAAGGTACTGTATACCACTTCCAATCAATTCCACAGATCAACGAATGGCGGACAGACTTGGGAGACTTTCAGCCCTGATCTGACCAGAAATGCCAAGGAAAAATTGGGGCCTTCAGGTGGTCCGATTACCAAAGACAATACATCAGTGGAATATTACAGTACCATTTTCGCCGCCACAGAATCTCCTATGAAAAAAGGTGTACTTTGGGCCGGATCGGATGATGGCTTGGTCCATGTTTCTGTAGACAATGGAAGGACCTGGGAAAACGTTACTCCAAAAGATCTTCCGGAGTGGATTCAGATCAACAGTATGGAGGGACATCCTTTTGAAGAAGGAGGATTGTATTTAGCGGCAACTTCTTACAAGAATGGTGACTTTGCTCCTTATCTTTATAAAACAACTGACTATGGAAAGTCATGGACAAAAATCGTCAATGGAATAGATGCCCAGCATTTTACCAGAGTAGTGCGTGCAGATCCTGCAAAAAAAGGGATTCTATATGCCGGAACTGAAACAGGCATGTACATTTCCTTCAATGATGGGGGATCTTGGCAGCCATTCCAGTTGAACCTTCCGATAGTTCCGATCACGGATCTGACGATTAAAAATAATAACCTGATTGCTGCCACCCAGGGAAGGAGTTTCTGGATCATAGATGACCTGACTGTAATCCATCAATTGTCAGAGAATATAGGGAATAAACCTTTTCATTTATTCAAACCACAGGATTCCTACCGATTGGACGGTGTGCGGAGAGAATCCAAGACTGCCGGTACCAACAGGCCGGGAGGCGTTTTGGTTTACTATCATTTGAAAGAGGAGCCTAAAGAAGAAGTCAGGTTGGAATTCTATGACAGTCAAAAAAATCTGATCAAGGAATTTTCTTCAAAAGGAATTGAAAAAGATACCTTGAAATACAAAACCGGATCAAATGAATTCAACTGGAATTTGAGGATACCTGATGCCAAAGGATTTGAAGGAATGATCATGTGGTCAGGACCTTTGAGAGGGCCAAAGGTTGTTCCGGGTGATTATTTGGTCAGGCTGATCGTTGACGGACAGTCTCAGGATCAACGGTTCAAAGTGCTGCCGGATTTGAGATACGAGTCTACTCAGGAAGACCTAGAGGCACAGTATGATTTCTTGCTCAAAGTAAGGGATAAGCTGACTGAGACCCATGAAACAATCACACTGATCAGAAAATATAAGGCTGAACTCGATACCATTGTTCAAAAGAATCCACGTCAAAAGAGAAGGATAGAACCAGTAGTTAATGCCATTTCAGACATTGAAAAGGAACTGTATCAAACCCAGAACAGGAGTGGTCAGGATCCTCTGAACTTTCCGATCAGATTGAACAATAAGCTGGCACACTTGAATTCCATTGTCGGAACGGGAGAATTCAGACCAACAGATGGTGCTGAAGAAGTGCGGGCTGAACTTACCAGACAAATCGATATTCAACTTACAAAATTCAGGGAAATCGAAAAATCCCAGATCTCCAAAATTCTGAATATTGAGGAGATGAAAGCTGAAATAGAGAAGAAGTAA
- a CDS encoding zinc-dependent metalloprotease — MTKSIKYFLLTAVILLGVVSLPNQEAFAQKKKKKSDTPVAAAPAPEKKPEKKKLEDVVKGHKKFEGLFTFYQDTTSGELKMLISKEQLGNEYLYFSQVGDGVTDAGTFRGSYGDNKIFKIERYFNRVEFINQNTSYYFDPENPLSRSADANISPGIMASAKIEFDDVEKGLILIKADNLFLKETFSQIKRPSSPGESPTSFKLGNLDGEKTKVLAVRNYEKNTDLAVEYVYSNPSVLNGGSSAVTDGRNVSIKVFHSLIELPDNGYEPRFDDPRVGYFTTKVTDMTSSSPTPYRDLIHRWDLRKKDPNAALSEPVEPIVWWIENSTPHEWRQTIMNAVLEWNKAFEKAGFKNAVQVKIQPDDANWDAGDIRYNVLRWTSSPNPPFGGYGPSFVNPRTGQILGSDIMLEFVYHTNRVVLNRLFGEEAALESEFGTWHNGHFCTVETHLQNNMMFGQAFLRASGASDLEMEGMKMEAMTELLMHEVGHTLGLNHNMKASQLYSPAQLADKNFIQGKALTGSVMDYLAINLSPNKETQSHYFTTTVGPYDIWAIEFGYTPVKTSNELDAILAKSTQPELTFGNDADDMRSPGKAIDPRVMIGDLSNDQIGYSIHMMETSKNLMNEIKDKYTKDGQSYQELVQAYGVLMNQYSTAGGVMSRFIGGVYVDRAMAGQEGATQPFTPVSLKDQKRAMTALSKYMFAPNAYDIPNDLINYLARQRRGFDFMSAPEDPKIHQQVLNSQKNVLAHLTHPNTLQRMVDSELYGNEYNMATYMNDLTKAIFDADINGNVNSFRQNLQMEYVNTLKGIVSGNTSNRYNHLAKSAALYNLNYIKTKAGNANGNISSKAHKDHLKLLIDNTLKEVK; from the coding sequence ATGACAAAGTCAATAAAATATTTCCTACTCACAGCGGTAATTCTTCTGGGAGTGGTCTCATTGCCAAATCAAGAGGCATTTGCTCAGAAAAAGAAAAAGAAATCAGATACACCGGTAGCAGCTGCACCTGCACCTGAGAAAAAACCGGAAAAGAAGAAATTGGAAGATGTGGTCAAGGGCCATAAAAAATTTGAAGGACTTTTTACTTTTTATCAGGATACTACCAGTGGCGAATTGAAAATGCTGATCAGCAAAGAGCAATTGGGCAATGAATACCTGTACTTCTCGCAGGTAGGAGACGGGGTGACTGATGCGGGTACTTTCCGTGGTTCCTATGGAGATAATAAAATTTTCAAGATTGAAAGGTATTTCAACCGGGTGGAATTCATCAATCAAAATACCTCTTACTATTTTGATCCGGAAAACCCTCTTAGCCGTTCCGCTGATGCCAATATCAGTCCCGGAATCATGGCAAGTGCCAAAATTGAATTTGATGATGTAGAAAAGGGTCTGATTCTGATCAAGGCAGACAATTTATTTCTAAAGGAAACATTTTCTCAGATTAAAAGGCCTTCTTCTCCAGGCGAATCCCCTACCTCATTCAAATTGGGAAATCTTGACGGTGAAAAAACAAAAGTGCTAGCAGTCAGGAATTATGAGAAAAATACAGATTTGGCAGTAGAGTATGTGTATTCCAATCCATCGGTGCTGAATGGCGGATCTTCTGCTGTAACTGATGGCAGGAACGTGTCCATAAAAGTTTTTCACAGTTTGATTGAATTACCGGACAATGGCTACGAACCTCGTTTTGACGATCCCAGGGTCGGGTATTTTACCACCAAAGTCACTGATATGACCTCAAGCAGTCCGACACCATATAGGGATTTGATCCATCGTTGGGATCTGAGGAAAAAAGATCCAAATGCGGCTTTATCCGAACCTGTTGAACCCATAGTATGGTGGATTGAGAATTCCACGCCACATGAGTGGAGACAGACCATCATGAATGCAGTTTTAGAGTGGAATAAAGCTTTTGAAAAAGCAGGGTTTAAAAACGCAGTGCAGGTAAAAATCCAACCGGATGATGCGAATTGGGATGCAGGGGATATCCGGTACAATGTGTTGAGATGGACAAGTTCACCCAACCCTCCATTTGGCGGCTATGGCCCAAGTTTCGTCAATCCAAGAACTGGTCAGATTCTGGGTTCTGATATTATGTTGGAGTTTGTGTACCATACCAATAGGGTTGTATTGAACAGGCTCTTCGGTGAGGAAGCTGCCTTGGAAAGTGAATTTGGAACCTGGCATAACGGACATTTCTGTACTGTGGAGACACATTTGCAAAACAACATGATGTTTGGTCAGGCATTTTTACGCGCAAGCGGTGCTTCCGACCTTGAAATGGAAGGCATGAAAATGGAAGCCATGACGGAATTATTGATGCATGAAGTAGGACATACTTTGGGATTGAACCACAATATGAAAGCTTCGCAATTGTATTCACCAGCACAGTTGGCAGACAAGAACTTCATTCAGGGAAAAGCCCTAACAGGTTCTGTGATGGATTATCTGGCCATCAACCTTTCTCCAAATAAGGAGACCCAAAGTCATTACTTTACTACTACAGTTGGTCCTTATGATATTTGGGCAATTGAATTTGGCTATACCCCGGTCAAAACGTCAAATGAATTGGATGCTATTTTGGCCAAATCCACCCAACCGGAACTTACCTTCGGTAATGATGCCGATGATATGAGATCTCCGGGCAAAGCCATTGATCCAAGAGTAATGATCGGTGACCTTTCCAATGATCAGATTGGCTATTCTATCCATATGATGGAAACCTCCAAAAATCTGATGAATGAAATCAAAGACAAATACACCAAAGATGGACAGTCTTATCAGGAACTGGTACAGGCTTACGGGGTTTTGATGAATCAATATAGCACCGCAGGAGGCGTTATGTCAAGGTTTATCGGTGGCGTGTATGTAGACAGGGCCATGGCAGGACAGGAAGGGGCAACACAACCTTTTACTCCTGTTAGTCTTAAGGATCAAAAAAGGGCCATGACTGCATTGAGTAAATATATGTTTGCACCCAATGCCTATGATATTCCCAACGACCTCATCAATTACCTGGCAAGGCAAAGGAGAGGTTTTGATTTTATGTCAGCACCCGAAGATCCCAAAATCCATCAGCAGGTACTGAATTCCCAGAAAAATGTTTTGGCCCATTTGACCCATCCAAATACACTACAAAGAATGGTGGATTCGGAATTGTATGGCAATGAATACAACATGGCCACTTATATGAATGACCTGACCAAAGCCATCTTCGATGCGGATATCAATGGCAATGTCAATTCCTTCAGACAAAACCTGCAGATGGAGTATGTGAATACCCTCAAAGGGATAGTTTCCGGTAATACAAGCAACCGATACAACCACCTGGCCAAGTCAGCAGCTTTATACAACCTGAACTATATCAAGACCAAGGCAGGCAATGCCAACGGAAATATCTCCTCCAAGGCCCATAAGGATCATTTGAAATTATTGATCGATAATACCTTGAAGGAAGTGAAGTAA
- a CDS encoding DUF5692 family protein: MLKSIKKNWLNSVIKPFLFLIVLGTFVSVSYGQDREYLEGFYAVTRSDNQIFIFNFNKDGTVLVTEKNSEDKDFKELKKYELSGNNLTLHPIWDPGRIDYFYDVSITKKEDGLFTFSKAGLDYEIQKHSNWPAIMHTLFVLIALLIFNHLCRWSKWFVWATCILLPLYLTIYVWPMTTVGTAVDTWFHVAKVWSALAGSVFFTLVRFTKLNNYKWAKFIVAAILVINIAEAVLRDFELGTGFGGIYHFLNGTAGILSIITLSGWLTIKADNSRFKDMVWPDMTLLWIIAYDVWNWSYICNCIPEHAVMGLIVLLSCTIPAFYKVGTWLQARAYTLSAYMMYIMSGSRWISHPLNNVLLPDNPTFIIILAITSLGLNVYNAYVHFGMMIRRKAWGFGQPVLTLAEQEAIVATNKTFPHFIKLA, encoded by the coding sequence ATGCTAAAGAGTATTAAAAAGAATTGGCTTAATTCTGTGATTAAGCCGTTTTTGTTCCTGATAGTTTTAGGGACATTTGTATCAGTATCCTATGGACAAGATAGAGAATATCTTGAAGGTTTTTATGCAGTCACGAGAAGTGATAATCAGATTTTCATCTTTAATTTCAATAAAGATGGTACCGTCTTGGTCACTGAAAAAAATTCTGAAGACAAGGACTTTAAAGAATTGAAGAAGTACGAGCTTAGTGGCAACAACCTGACTCTACATCCAATTTGGGACCCTGGTAGGATTGATTATTTCTATGATGTGAGCATCACTAAAAAGGAAGATGGTCTTTTCACTTTTTCAAAAGCCGGGCTTGATTATGAAATCCAGAAACATTCAAATTGGCCGGCAATAATGCATACGCTCTTTGTGCTAATTGCTCTGTTGATTTTTAACCATCTCTGTAGGTGGTCAAAATGGTTTGTTTGGGCTACCTGTATTCTGCTGCCCTTGTACCTGACTATCTATGTTTGGCCCATGACCACAGTGGGAACTGCGGTTGACACTTGGTTCCATGTGGCAAAAGTCTGGTCAGCGCTAGCGGGTTCTGTCTTTTTTACTTTGGTCAGGTTTACCAAATTAAATAATTATAAATGGGCAAAGTTCATTGTCGCCGCTATTTTGGTGATCAATATTGCAGAAGCGGTGCTCAGGGATTTCGAGCTTGGAACCGGCTTTGGAGGTATTTACCATTTTTTGAATGGGACGGCAGGGATTCTTTCTATCATTACCTTATCAGGTTGGTTGACCATCAAAGCTGATAATTCCAGGTTCAAAGATATGGTATGGCCTGATATGACCTTGCTTTGGATCATCGCTTATGACGTTTGGAACTGGAGTTATATCTGTAACTGTATTCCTGAGCATGCGGTGATGGGCTTGATCGTTCTGTTGTCCTGTACCATTCCTGCCTTTTACAAAGTGGGAACATGGCTTCAGGCAAGGGCTTATACCTTATCTGCATACATGATGTATATTATGAGCGGTTCCAGATGGATCAGTCATCCGTTGAATAATGTGTTACTTCCCGACAATCCAACATTTATCATCATTTTGGCTATCACCAGCCTCGGACTGAATGTCTATAACGCCTATGTACATTTTGGCATGATGATCAGAAGAAAAGCTTGGGGATTTGGTCAACCTGTGTTGACCCTAGCCGAGCAGGAGGCAATAGTGGCCACCAATAAAACCTTCCCCCATTTCATCAAATTGGCATAA